The DNA window CCGCATCGAGCTGCGGCAGATCGGTGTGCGCCACGAGACCCAGATGCTTGGGGCCATCGGCAACTGCGGCCAGATGTGCTGCTGCCGCCGTTTCATGCGTAAGTTCGTGCCCGTGACCATCAAAATGGCCAAGGAACAGAACCTGTTCCTCAATCCCACCAAGATCTCAGGTATCTGTGGGCGGCTGCTTTGCTGCCTGAGCTTCGAGCAGAAGGGGTATGAGGAGTTTCACCGCATGTGTCCGCGCGTGGGCAAGAAATATCCGACCTCCCTTGGGCAGATGAAGGTTCTGCGCTCCAATTTCTTCAAGAAATCCCTTTCGCTGCTTGACGAGAACTTCGAAGAGCAGGAAGTTTCCATTGACGAATGGAATGAAATAGTTAACAAGCCGCCGAGCGACGAGGCCAAGGCGGAAGCCAAGGCCCGGGCCACCGGTCCCAAGGCGCGCAGAGGCGGACGTCGTCCCACGCGGCCTGAAGGCCCGTCCCCGGAACCCGGCCAGCCCGAGACCGAGCCCCTGTCCCTCGCCCAGGAAGACGCCCCGGACCGGGACGAGCGCAAGCGCCGTCCACGCAAGGATGGTCCCGCCGCACGGCCCGAACAGGCGGCCGACGCCCCCGACGACGGGGAATCCGCCGACGCAAAGTCCAAACGCGCCCGCCGCCCCAGACGACG is part of the Desulfovibrio sp. Huiquan2017 genome and encodes:
- the ricT gene encoding regulatory iron-sulfur-containing complex subunit RicT → MSQILGVKFNDYGQVYYFGSGPFVVREGQHVIVKTDQGMGLGKVVLVRQAPKEMDDEDPEGHKAIYRLANDKDMEAVAENEVLSRDAFKFCRACINTHKLGMKLVDVEVFFDRSKMVFYFTAPGRIDFRELIKDLVKEYRTRIELRQIGVRHETQMLGAIGNCGQMCCCRRFMRKFVPVTIKMAKEQNLFLNPTKISGICGRLLCCLSFEQKGYEEFHRMCPRVGKKYPTSLGQMKVLRSNFFKKSLSLLDENFEEQEVSIDEWNEIVNKPPSDEAKAEAKARATGPKARRGGRRPTRPEGPSPEPGQPETEPLSLAQEDAPDRDERKRRPRKDGPAARPEQAADAPDDGESADAKSKRARRPRRRRRRPPKK